Proteins found in one Hirundo rustica isolate bHirRus1 chromosome 9, bHirRus1.pri.v3, whole genome shotgun sequence genomic segment:
- the PIGC gene encoding phosphatidylinositol N-acetylglucosaminyltransferase subunit C, translated as MEPVPGRRWQKVLYERQPFPDNYVDQRFLEELRKNVHARQYRYRAVVFQSGAVVQQLCSVCVFVLTWWYMDAGMLSPQGLFGAALVSSLLGYVLFDAVDGGAGRWASGRTRWADLKSTLVFTAFTYGFSPVLKTLTESISTDTIYAMSALMLLGHLIFFDYGANAAIVSSTLSLNMAIFASVCLASRLPRSLHAFVMVTFAMQIFALWPMLQKKLKARTPRCYVGVTVLFALAALAGLATVSSVGAVLFASLLLAISCLCPYCLIRLQLLKDNIHGPWDEAEIKEDLSRFLM; from the coding sequence ATGGAGCCCGTCCCCGGGCGGCGGTGGCAGAAGGTGCTGTACGAGCGCCAGCCTTTCCCCGATAACTACGTGGACCAGCGGTTCCTGGAGGAGCTGCGAAAGAACGTGCACGCCCGGCAGTACCGGTACCGGGCCGTCGTCTTCCAGTCGGGAGCGgtggtgcagcagctgtgcagcgTCTGCGTCTTCGTGCTCACCTGGTGGTACATGGACGCCGGGATGCTGAGCCCGCAGGGGCTTTTCGGAGCGGCCCTGGTGTCCTCCCTGCTCGGCTACGTCCTGTTTGACGCCGTGgacggcggggccgggcgctggGCGAGCGGGCGGACGCGCTGGGCCGACCTCAAGAGCACACTGGTGTTCACCGCCTTCACCTACGGCTTCTCGCCGGTGCTGAAGACGCTGACCGAGTCCATCAGCACGGACACCATCTATGCCATGTCGGCCCTCATGCTCCTGGGTCACCTCATCTTCTTCGACTACGGCGCCAACGCTGCCATTGTGTCCAGCACGCTGTCCCTCAACATGGCCATCTTCGCCTCGGTGTGCCTGGCCTCGCGCCTGCCTCGCTCCCTCCACGCCTTCGTCATGGTCACCTTCGCCATGCAGATCTTCGCCCTGTGGCCCATGCTGCAGAAGAAGCTGAAGGCGCGGACGCCACGGTGCTACGTGGGGGTGACGGTGCTCTTTGCGCTGGCGGcgctggcagggctggccacGGTCTCCAGCGTGGGCGCTGTGCTCTTCGCCTCCCTGCTGCTCGCCAtctcctgcctctgcccctACTGCCTCATCCGTCTGCAGCTGCTCAAGGACAACATCCACGGGCCGTGGGACGAGGCTGAAATCAAGGAGGACCTCTCCAGGTTCCTCATGTAG